Proteins encoded in a region of the Anopheles aquasalis chromosome 2, idAnoAquaMG_Q_19, whole genome shotgun sequence genome:
- the LOC126572130 gene encoding hexamerin-1.1-like, with protein sequence MKAFTLLTVLVALATGYVVVPEEKITYADEAFLVKQKQLLEVFQHVHQHEVHTELWQVSKGYEIEKNYDHYSNVEAVKQFVALYHHGLLPFDEIFSVMDELHREQAIALFHLFYYAKDWDTFYKSIVWARFHVNEGMFVYAVTVAVLHRKDLAGLELPAPYEIYPYYFFNTEVVQKAAQYKMQGFYGVKKVDGVYNVVIPTNYTGWYVHTNPDQKVSYFTEDIGLNTYYYYFHADYPFWMGGKEYGLYKDRRGELYLYKHQQLLARYYLERLSNDLGVIGDFSWYKPIVTGYYPNMHYYNGVSFPSRDNYYEVCTPEHYKDIEEVVGYEHRIREVIDMGYIVLPDGRHVDLTKPESIEYLGNLVQANPDSVNGRFYKYVALFARILLGGSMEHFEHHKVLPSVLEHYETSLRDPMFYQLYKRIVHWYWEFKEHLHPYTKEEIGFAGVKIASVKVDELVTYFDRSDADITNAVDVEVFDETVMKGSEMKKFGKIAHYQGEDFVIKARQWRLNHKPFTVKYSVVADKAVKGIVRMYLGPKYDQYGHVYGVDENRENFVLLDTFEHEFVVGVNEFVRESTSFPLYVQDRTPYYELYKWVMDATSGVRKFPLDMTEAHCGFPSRLMLPKGKKGGMPFQLYFIVSPYHAPAVPQHEGYDYTLNCGVGSGARYIDSLPFGYPFDRPIDEKVWFTPNMYYLDTVIYHKKETEINAVH encoded by the coding sequence ATGAAGGCGTTCACACTGTTGACCGTGCTGgtggcactggccaccggatACGTGGTGGTACCGGAGGAGAAGATAACGTACGCCGACGAGGCCTTTCtggtgaagcagaagcagctgctggaggtgTTCCAGCATGTGCACCAGCACGAGGTCCACACGGAGCTGTGGCAGGTGTCGAAGGGGTACGAGATCGAGAAGAACTACGACCACTACAGCAACGTAGAGGCGGTGAAGCAGTTTGTCGCCCTGTACCACCATGGACTGCTACCGTTCGATGAGATCTTTAGCGTGATGGATGAGCTGCACCGTGAGCAGGCGATCGCCCTGTTCCATCTGTTCTACTACGCCAAGGATTGGGACACGTTCTACAAGTCGATCGTATGGGCTCGGTTCCACGTCAACGAGGGTATGTTCGTGTACGCCGTCACGGTGGCCGTGCTGCACCGGAAGGATCTGGCGGGGCTGGAGCTACCGGCACCGTACGAGATCTACCCGTACTACTTCTTCAACACCGAAGTCGTCCAGAAGGCGGCCCAGTACAAGATGCAGGGTTTCTACGGTGTGAAAAAGGTGGACGGTGTGTACAACGTTGTCATTCCCACGAACTACACCGGCTGGTATGTGCACACGAACCCGGACCAGAAGGTGTCGTACTTCACGGAGGATATTGGGCTGAACacgtactactactacttccaCGCCGATTATCCGTTCTGGATGGGAGGAAAGGAGTACGGGCTGTACAAGGATCGTCGTGGTGAGCTGTATCTGTacaaacaccagcagctgctcgctcgctactaTCTCGAGCGTTTGTCGAACGATCTCGGTGTGATTGGGGACTTCTCGTGGTACAAACCGATCGTTACCGGGTACTATCCGAATATGCACTACTACAATGGTGTCAGTTTCCCGTCGCGTGACAACTACTACGAAGTGTGCACCCCGGAGCACTACAAGGACATCGAGGAGGTCGTTGGATACGAGCACCGCATCCGTGAGGTGATCGATATGGGATACATTGTGTTGCCCGATGGCCGTCACGTCGATCTGACGAaaccggaatcgatcgagtaCCTGGGCAATTTGGTGCAGGCCAATCCGGACAGTGTGAACGGACGGTTCTACAAGTACGTGGCGCTGTTTGCTCGCATTCTGCTCGGTGGATCGATGGAACATTTCGAGCACCATAAGGTGTTGCCGAGTGTGCTGGAACACTACGAGACGTCACTGAGGGATCCGATGTTCTATCAGCTGTACAAGCGTATCGTCCATTGGTACTGGGAGTTTAAGGAGCATCTGCATCCGTACACCAAGGAGGAGATTGGCTTTGCCGGGGTGAAGATCGCGTCGGTGAAGGTTGATGAGCTGGTGACGTACTTTGATCGTTCGGATGCTGACATCACGAATGCGGTCGATGTGGAGGTGTTTGATGAGACCGTGATGAAGGGTTCGGAGATGAAGAAGTTCGGTAAGATCGCACACTACCAGGGTGAGGACTTTGTCATCAAGGCACGCCAGTGGCGCTTGAACCATAAACCGTTCACCGTGAAGTACAGCGTGGTGGCTGATAAGGCGGTTAAGGGAATTGTGCGCATGTACCTGGGACCGAAGTACGATCAGTATGGACATGTGTATGGTGTGGACGAGAACCGGGAGAACTTTGTGTTGCTCGATACGTTCGAGCATGAGTTCGTCGTTGGTGTGAATGAGTTTGTCCGCGAGTCGACCAGCTTCCCGTTGTACGTGCAGGATCGTACGCCGTACTACGAGCTGTACAAGTGGGTGATGGATGCGACCTCGGGAGTACGCAAGTTCCCGCTCGATATGACCGAGGCTCACTGTGGGTTCCCGTCGCGTTTGATGTTGCCCAAGGGTAAGAAGGGTGGTATGCCGTTCCAGCTGTACTTTATTGTGTCACCGTATCATGCACCAGCGGTACCGCAGCATGAGGGTTATGATTACACGCTGAACTGTGGTGTTGGATCGGGCGCTCGGTATATTGATTCGCTGCCGTTCGGTTATCCGTTTGATCGTCCGATCGACGAGAAGGTGTGGTTCACGCCGAACATGTACTATCTCGATACCGTGATCTACCACAAGAAGGAGACGGAAATCAATGCCGTTCACTGA
- the LOC126572131 gene encoding uncharacterized protein LOC126572131, whose translation MELRYTMCKRRKVACGWFGSSIIFIIALIELIASVRSLKDLKIFVPEAVIMGNAATLSCQFELEKASLYSVRWYFESEEFYRYVPKESPPARTFPVSGITVDGTQSDATSVTLRGVTRDLTGQFQCEVSEDAPLFHTDIRQARMQVVELPKEDPHMQLDKTHITTLDNFRAVCTVGTSFPAANITWYINSKRIHRTPYQRITYRSYEGTPTFSSLEMFPHSQVLLDIYQSMPPFHTSLTVMCEISILHIYTKSAQQRILVSDLVTTISPNLLGLDGSNNRRKNNGDPDNSPLTGGTAAIATGRGTTLLLLLACLLFLCCTVVSSNLLQPPLVPGGLSAPVTISSL comes from the exons GGAACTACGATACACAATGTGCAAACGAAGGAAAGTTGCGTGCGGGTGGTTCGGCTCATCgatcattttcatcatcgcGCTAATAGAACTCATAGCGAGCG TTCGGAGTTTGAAGGATCTAAAAATATTCGTCCCGGAGGCGGTCATCATGGGGAACGCGGCCACGCTGTCTTGTCAATTCGAGCTGGAAAAG GCTTCACTGTACTCCGTTCGGTGGTACTTCGAGAGCGAAGAGTTCTATCGCTACGTCCCGAAAgagtcaccaccagcacgcacaTTCCCCGTCTCCGGCATAACAGTGGAT GGCACCCAATCAGACGCCACATCGGTCACCTTACGGGGCGTAACGCGTGATCTGACCGGCCAGTTCCAGTGCGAAGTGTCGGAGGATGCGCCGCTCTTCCACACCGACATACGCCAGGCACGGATGCAGGTCGTCGAGCTACCGAAGGAGGATCCGCACATGCAGCTCGACAAAACGCACATCACCACGCTGGACAACTTCCGGGCCGTCTGCACCGTGGGGACCTCCTTCCCGGCCGCCAACATTACCTGGTACATCAACTCCAAGCGG ATCCATCGGACACCGTACCAGCGTATCACGTACCGGTCGTACGAGGGGACGCCCACCTTCTCGTCGCTCGAAATGTTCCCGCACAGCCAGGTCCTGCTGGACATCTACCAGTCGATGCCACCGTTCCACACGAGCCTCACGGTCATGTGCGAGATCTCGATCCTGCACATCTACACCAAGAGTGCCCAGCAGCGGATCCTGGTCAGCGATCTCGTTACGACCATCTCGCCCAACCTGCTCGGTCTCGACGGTTCCAACAATCGGCGGAAAAACAACGGCGACCCGGACAACTCACCCCTCACCGGCGGtaccgccgccatcgccaccggccGTGGCACGacgctgttgctactgctggcatGCCTGCTCTTCCTCTGCTGTACGGTCGTCAGCTCCAACCTGCTGCAGCCACCGTTGGTGCCAGGGGGACTATCGGCTCCGGTTACCATCAGCAGCTTGTGA
- the LOC126572129 gene encoding larval serum protein 2-like produces MRSILAITVLCLWAGAATGHYMTKEVKYADKPFLTKQKAILEIFQHVHQAELHTHLWDEQKSFDLAAYKEHFTKPAVVDEFLHLYHHGMVPMEEIFAVYNEYHREQAVALFHLFYYAKDWDTFYKTMVWARFHVNEGMFVYAVTVAVLHRPDMQGIVLPAPYEIYPYYFFNDVVISKAQHYKMQGFHGMKKAADGVYSAYIPSNYTGYYVHTNAEQRVSYFMEDIGLNSYYYYFHADYPTWMGGKEFGLMKDRRGEFYLYQHQQFLARYYLERLSNDLGTIPTFSWYKPIVTGYYPYLRYYNGVPFPTRENYHNGYMMEKQSVVQEITDYERRIMEAIDYGFIVLPDGTFVNITIPSGIEYLGNLIQSNADSVNQRFYGYLEKVAKFFLGGSFEMYNEFRAIPSVLERYETAMRDPMFYQFFKRIVGFYYRYLDTMPSYKYEEVNFPGVKVEKVEMDKLVTYFDNFDADITNAVDVEVFDETTMKASEMKKFGKMAHYQGEDFVLYARMPRLNHLPFSFKLSVASDKPQKAVVVVFIGPKYDQYGNVYGVNANRENFFQLDHFLVDLVAGENVIARNSQDFSWFVKDRTTYFDLYKQVMKAFSGDYKFPIDMSEAHCGFPARLMLPKGKKGGMPFQFFFMVTPYHAPEVERFTGFDHTVSCGIGSGARYLDTLPFGYPFNRKIDEAAWFTPNMVYYDAMIYHKSETEVNSVFV; encoded by the coding sequence ATGCGTTCGATTCTGGCCATCACCGTGCTGTGCCTGTGGGCAGGCGCGGCCACCGGTCACTACATGACCAAGGAGGTCAAGTATGCCGACAAACCGTTCCTCACGAAGCAGAAAGCCATCCTGGAGATCTTCCAGCATGTGCACCAGGCGGAATTGCACACTCACCTGTGGGACGAACAGAAATCGTTCGATCTGGCCGCGTACAAGGAACACTTCACCAAGCCGGCGGTTGTTGATGAGTTCCTGCACCTGTACCACCACGGAATGGTCCCGATGGAGGAGATCTTTGCCGTGTACAACGAGTACCACCGGGAGCAAGCGGTCGCGCTGTTCCATCTGTTCTACTACGCCAAGGATTGGGACACGTTCTACAAGACGATGGTATGGGCCCGGTTCCACGTCAACGAGGGTATGTTCGTGTACGccgtcaccgtggccgtgctTCATCGGCCCGATATGCAGGGCATTGTGTTGCCGGCACCGTACGAGATCTATCCGTACTACTTCTTCAACGATGTCGTCATCAGCAAAGCGCAGCACTACAAGATGCAGGGTTTCCATGGTATGAAGAAGGCTGCGGATGGTGTGTACAGTGCGTACATTCCTAGCAACTACACCGGTTACTACGTTCACACGAATGCGGAGCAGCGCGTCAGCTACTTCATGGAGGATATTGGTCTCAACtcgtactactactacttccaCGCTGATTATCCGACCTGGATGGGAGGAAAGGAGTTCGGACTGATGAAGGATCGCCGTGGTGAGTTCTATctctaccagcaccagcagttccTGGCCCGTTACTACCTTGAGCGTTTGTCGAACGATCTTGGAACGATTCCCACCTTCTCGTGGTACAAACCGATCGTTACCGGGTACTATCCGTACCTGCGGTACTACAACGGTGTCCCGTTCCCGACTCGTGAGAACTACCACAATGGTTACATGATGGAGAAGCAGAGTGTGGTGCAGGAGATTACGGATTACGAGCGGCGCATCATGGAAGCGATCGATTATGGATTCATCGTGTTGCCCGATGGTACGTTCGTGAACATTACCATCCCGAGCGGTATCGAGTATCTGGGCAATTTGATTCAATCGAATGCGGACAGCGTCAATCAGCGATTCTACGGTTATCTGGAGAAGGTGGCCAAGTTCTTCCTCGGTGGTTCGTTCGAGATGTACAACGAATTCCGCGCGATCCCGAGCGTACTGGAGCGGTACGAGACGGCGATGCGTGATCCGATGTTCTATCAGTTCTTCAAGCGTATCGTTGGGTTCTACTACCGTTACCTCGATACGATGCCCAGCTACAAGTACGAGGAGGTGAACTTCCCGGGcgtgaaggtggagaaggtcGAGATGGATAAGCTGGTGACGTACTTTGATAACTTCGATGCCGACATCACGAACGCGGTCGATGTGGAGGTGTTTGATgagacgacgatgaaggcGAGTGAGATGAAGAAGTTTGGCAAGATGGCACACTACCAGGGTGAAGACTTTGTCCTGTATGCCCGTATGCCACGGCTCAACCATTTGCCGTTCTCGTTCAAGCTGTCGGTTGCTTCGGATAAGCCGCAGAAGGCGGTGGTCGTTGTGTTCATTGGACCGAAGTACGATCAGTACGGTAATGTGTACGGGGTGAATGCGAACCGGGAGAACTTCTTCCAGCTCGATCACTTCCTGGTTGATCTGGTGGCGGGTGAGAATGTGATCGCGCGCAACTCGCAGGACTTTAGCTGGTTCGTGAAGGACCGGACGACGTACTTTGATCTGTACAAACAGGTGATGAAGGCGTTCAGCGGTGACTACAAGTTCCCGATCGATATGTCCGAGGCGCACTGCGGTTTTCCGGCTCGTCTGATGTTGCCCAAGGGCAAGAAGGGTGGTATGCCGTTCCAGTTCTTCTTCATGGTCACTCCGTACCACGCACCGGAGGTGGAGCGGTTCACCGGGTTCGACCACACCGTTTCGTGTGGTATTGGTAGCGGTGCCCGGTACTTGGATACTCTGCCGTTCGGTTATCCGTTCAACCGTAAGATCGATGAGGCTGCCTGGTTTACGCCGAACATGGTGTACTACGATGCCATGATCTACCACAAGAGCGAGACGGAGGTGAACTCGGTCTTTGTTTGA